In Musa acuminata AAA Group cultivar baxijiao chromosome BXJ2-3, Cavendish_Baxijiao_AAA, whole genome shotgun sequence, the following proteins share a genomic window:
- the LOC103973150 gene encoding U-box domain-containing protein 52-like yields the protein MAETTKDAAAFPLVAVAVDKDKSSQAALKWALDNVVTKNQILILIHVNTKASPGNQEDAAAAVHELLVPFRCFCQRKDVNCVDMILDDTDVTRAVVDFVAQAAIEKLVVGASRSGFIRSFRGADISTGISKSVPDFCTTYIVTKGKLSTTRNAIRAAPTVSPLRAKLQNQANRRASNSTDHRQGDAAFGTHKLRKQTQAIESPINRKTRLGTARFSGDSDASFASSSRTSTDRSLAQRFSYMSDGTDRSSESVQSPTKSFGAYSYGTGFSSLSHDSSSSEASVRDYVEAEMNRLRLELQQTMDMYSSACKEAIVAKQKAMELHLWNMGEQQRLEEARVAEEAAFAMVGKQKAKCKAALEAAEVAKLIADSETRKRRDAEMKLVGGYEEDEALDSCSAADLRYRKYTIDEIEAATDRFAKNRKIGEGGYGPVFRCYLDHTEVAVKVLRPDAAQGRSQFQQEVEILSCIRHPNMVLLLGACPEYGCLVYEYMANGSLEDRLFRRGNTPPMPWQYRFRIAAEIGTGLLFLHQTKPEPLVHRDLKPANILLDQNYVSKISDVGLARLVPPSVADSVTQYRMTSAAGTFCYIDPEYQQTGMLGTKSDVYSLGVLLLQLITGRPPMGLTHHVERSIERGTFAEMLDPSVRDWPVEEALSLAKLALRCVELRRRDRPDLATIILPELNRLRAIGVDNMRPFELDNSILSSPVHSEVSVQDLRSGPLHLQSGYESPRSQRGELSIFGRR from the exons ATGGCGGAGACAACCAAAGATGCTGCGGCGTTCCCACTGGTCGCGGTGGCCGTCGACAAGGACAAGAGCAGTCAAGCGGCTCTGAAGTGGGCTCTCGACAATGTTGTCACCAAGAACCAGATCCTCATCCTCATCCACGTGAACACCAAGGCTTCAC CGGGGAATCAAGAGGACGCGGCGGCTGCAGTCCATGAACTACTTGTTCCCTTCCGATGCTTCTGCCAGAGAAAAGAT GTTAACTGCGTGGATATGATACTGGACGACACCGACGTAACGAGGGCAGTCGTGGACTTCGTCGCACAGGCTGCAATCGAGAAGCTGGTGGTGGGAGCTTCCAGAAGCGGATTTATCAG ATCGTTTAGAGGCGCAGACATCAGCACCGGCATCTCTAAAAGCGTGCCTGATTTCTGTACCACGTACATCGTCACGAAAGGGAAGCTCTCCACTACGAGAAACGCTATCCGTGCGGCACCCACCGTTTCGCCTCTGCGGGCTAAACTCCAAAACCAGGCGAATCGACGAGCATCTAATTCCACGGATCATCGGCAGG GTGATGCTGCATTTGGGACTCACAAACTACGTAAACAGACACAGGCAATCGA GTCGCCAATTAACAGGAAAACACGCCTCGGGACCGCAAGATTTAGCGGAGACAGCGACGCGTCGTTTGCGAGTAGCAGCAGAACGAGCACCGATCGATCCTTAGCTCAGAGGTTCTCCTACATGTCAGATGGCACCGATCGCAGCTCTGAGTCGGTGCAGTCGCCAACCAAGTCCTTCGGTGCTTATTCATATGGGACCGGCTTCTCTTCTCTGTCTCACGACAGCTCGTCATCCGAGGCTTCGGTACGT GATTACGTGGAAGCAGAGATGAATAGGCTGAGATTAGAACTCCAGCAGACAATGGATATGTACAGCTCGGCCTGTAAAGAAGCCATCGTAGCTAAACAGAAG GCAATGGAGCTTCATCTTTGGAACATGGGGGAACAGCAGAGACTGGAAGAAGCTCGAGTAGCAGAAGAAGCTGCCTTCGCTATGGTAGGGAAGCAGAAGGCAAAGTGTAAGGCTGCACTGGAGGCAGCCGAGGTCGCCAAACTGATTGCGGATTCGGAAACACGGAAGAGAAGAGATGCAGAGATGAAGTTGGTCGGAGGTTATGAGGAGGATGAGGCCTTGGATTCTTGCTCTGCAGCCGACCTGAGATACAGAAAATACACGATAGATGAGATAGAAGCAGCCACAGATCGATTTGCCAAGAACCGGAAGATCGGAGAAGGTGGGTATGGTCCCGTCTTTAGATGCTATCTCGATCACACGGAAGTCGCCGTCAAGGTACTGCGACCAGACGCAGCCCAGGGGAGGTCACAGTTTCAGCAAGAG GTGGAAATATTGAGCTGCATTCGGCATCCGAACATGGTCCTCCTCCTAGGCGCTTGCCCAGAGTATGGTTGCCTTGTGTACGAGTACATGGCGAACGGGAGCTTGGAGGACCGCTTGTTCCGGCGGGGGAACACGCCGCCCATGCCCTGGCAGTACCGGTTCCGCATTGCTGCGGAGATCGGCACAGGCCTGCTCTTCCTCCACCAAACCAAGCCAGAGCCACTGGTTCACAGAGACCTTAAGCCTGCGAACATCCTCCTCGACCAAAACTACGTGAGCAAGATCAGCGACGTCGGCCTGGCCCGCCTGGTTCCTCCGTCGGTGGCAGACAGTGTCACGCAGTATCGTATGACCTCCGCGGCCGGAACGTTCTGCTACATCGACCCCGAGTACCAGCAGACTGGCATGCTGGGCACCAAGTCTGACGTATACTCCCTCGGagtgctgctgctgcagctgatCACCGGAAGGCCGCCCATGGGGCTGACCCATCACGTCGAGCGTTCGATCGAGAGGGGAACATTTGCAGAAATGTTGGACCCCTCGGTCCGGGATTGGCCAGTCGAGGAAGCTTTGAGCTTGGCGAAGCTAGCACTCAGGTGCGTGGAGCTAAGACGAAGGGATCGGCCAGATCTCGCGACTATCATATTGCCAGAGCTTAACAGGTTGAGAGCTATTGGTGTAGACAATATGCGCCCGTTTGAGCTCGACAACAGCATCCTCTCCTCACCGGTACACAGTGAAGTTTCCGTGCAG GACTTGAGGAGCGGCCCTTTACATCTGCAGTCAGGATATGAGAGTCCAAGAAGCCAACGCGGTGAATTATCCATCTTTGGAAGACGATGA
- the LOC135606471 gene encoding trihelix transcription factor ASR3-like, with the protein MEQAAIIQALPITPMKEKESQRRKMSTDASISPRGPASSSRCTRSQAAADWTTYELLVLVNETAAMDEDWLRALSSYQKWKMISDNCVALDVIRSSYQCKRRWESLLAGYRKIRVWESRHGEGSYWSLDSEEKQHLGLPTSFDPEIFGSMGTIIKPHEDQAWWGDVDSENLMDTAGGSEDLIVTMEAAILDANGTQGSKENNAEDETQKKREKARDMASKLQDNAQRIHAILRGELEAADIEFTRRQADQLIEALRELVGPLNQFTELIRAGNFGGIRLI; encoded by the exons ATGGAGCAAGCCGCAATCATCCAGGCCCTGCCCATCACCCCTATGAAGGAGAAGGAATCCCAGCGCAGGAAGATGAGCACTGACGCCAGCATTAGTCCTCGGGGGCCGGCGAGTTCCTCTCGGTGCACTCGCTCGCAGGCCGCCGCCGACTGGACCACATACGAGTTGCTCGTCCTCGTGAACGAGACCGCCGCCATGGACGAGGACTGGCTCAGGGCCCTCTCCTCGTACCAGAAGTGGAAGATGATATCCGACAACTGCGTGGCCTTGGACGTCATCCGGTCCTCCTACCAGTGCAAGCGGCGGTGGGAGTCGCTGCTCGCCGGGTACAGGAAGATCAGGGTGTGGGAGTCCAGGCACGGGGAGGGCTCCTACTGGAGCTTGGACAGCGAGGAGAAGCAGCACCTGGGCCTCCCAACTTCGTTCGATCCGGAAATCTTTGGTTCCATGGGCACGATCATTAAGCCGCATGAGGACCAGGCTTGGTGGGGCGACGTCGACTCAGAGAACCTTATGGATACCGCTGGTGGTTCCGAAGACCTGATTGTGACCATGGAGGCAGCAATTCTGGATGCCAATGGTACTCAAG GTTCCAAAGAGAATAATGCAGAGGATGAGActcagaagaagagagaaaaggcAAGAGATATGGCGAGCAAGCTGCAAGACAATGCTCAACGGATACACGCCATACTCAGAGGAGAGCTGGAAGCTGCAGACATAGAGTTCACTAGGCGTCAAGCTGATCAGCTGATCGAAGCTTTGAGGGAGCTTGTTGGCCCTCTGAACCAGTTTACTGAGCTGATCAGGGCTGGCAATTTTGGAGGAATCAGACTCATCTGA
- the LOC103973128 gene encoding coniferyl alcohol acyltransferase: protein MGGSEEFSIDVKGSETVVAVLPVQEHRLPLSNLDLLLPDMDVGVFLCYRKPEGKHFHSTFASMVSLLKASLAQALVTYYPFAGQVMANSVGEPELHCNNRGVDFVVVFADVELRELRLCNPDDSVEGKLVPKKKEGVLCVQATELKCGSLVLACTFDHRVADACSANMFLVAWSEIAMLKPLSRLPSFRRSLLTPRHPLQLHPSFDRLFVPVSSLPPPKHHYSDQAVNRIYYIAAADINRMQSSAKRRSKIVVFTAYLWRVLAKAAAPEDRWCRMGVVVDGRSRLGNAAMSSYFGNVLSIPYGRLNVESLRRMELAEVAEVVHGWLRPGTTEEHFRGLVDWVEVHRPEPAVARIYCGEADEGPGCVVSSGRAFPVAEVEFGWGKAAFGSYHFPWGGSAGYVMPMPSAKGNGDWVVYMHIQKEVVAALEEEQPPVLRPLTPDYYLTDTN from the exons ATGGGAGGAAGCGAAGAATTTTCCATAGACGTTAAGGGGAGTGAGACGGTGGTGGCGGTGCTGCCAGTGCAAGAACACCGCTTGCCGTTGTCCAATCTGGACCTCCTCTTGCCAGACATGGACGTTGGTGTCTTCCTCTGTTACAGGAAACCAGAGGGGAAGCACTTTCACTCCACCTTCGCCTCCATGGTGAGCTTGCTCAAAGCATCCCTAGCGCAAGCGCTGGTGACGTACTACCCCTTTGCAGGCCAGGTGATGGCGAACTCGGTGGGCGAGCCGGAGCTGCACTGCAACAATCGTGGCGTGGACTTCGTCGTAGTCTTCGCGGACGTGGAGCTTAGGGAGCTGAGGCTCTGCAACCCCGACGACAGCGTCGAGGGGAAGCTGGTGCCGAAGAAGAAGGAAGGAGTTTTGTGTGTGCAG GCAACAGAGCTCAAGTGCGGCAGCCTAGTCTTGGCCTGCACGTTCGACCACCGCGTCGCCGATGCCTGCTCTGCCAACATGTTCTTGGTTGCCTGGTCGGAGATCGCCATGCTGAAGCCCCTCTCCCGGCTCCCCTCCTTCCGCCGGTCTCTCCTCACCCCCCGCCACCCGCTTCAGCTCCATCCTTCCTTCGACCGCCTCTTCGTCCCCGTCTCCTCCCTCCCGCCCCCCAAACATCATTATTCGGACCAAGCTGTCAACCGGATTTACTACATCGCCGCTGCGGACATTAATCGCATGCAGTCCTCCGCCAAAAGGAGAAGCAAAATCGTGGTGTTCACCGCCTACCTCTGGCGCGTTCTGGCCAAAGCAGCGGCGCCGGAGGACAGGTGGTGCCGCATGGGCGTCGTCGTCGACGGCCGGTCTCGTCTCGGAAACGCTGCCATGTCCAGCTACTTCGGCAACGTGTTGTCGATCCCCTACGGCAGGTTGAACGTGGAGAGTCTGAGGCGGATGGAGTTGGCGGAAGTGGCGGAGGTGGTGCATGGGTGGCTGAGACCGGGAACCACGGAAGAGCACTTCCGGGGGCTGGTCGACTGGGTGGAGGTGCACCGTCCGGAGCCGGCGGTGGCGAGGATCTACTGCGGGGAGGCGGACGAAGGGCCGGGGTGCGTCGTGTCATCAGGAAGGGCGTTTCCGGTGGCGGAGGTGGAGTTCGGATGGGGGAAGGCGGCGTTCGGATCCTACCACTTTCCCTGGGGCGGGAGCGCCGGGTACGTGATGCCGATGCCGAGCGCCAAGGGGAACGGGGACTGGGTGGTGTACATGCATATCCAGAAAGAGGTGGTGGCGGCGCTGGAAGAGGAACAGCCACCCGTGCTTCGTCCTTTAACACCCGATTACTACCTTACAGACACCAACTGA
- the LOC135607387 gene encoding uncharacterized protein LOC135607387 has protein sequence MTMKQQQQQQQQQTARADRHHRHCGEEEDEKYEEGEEEEEQEEAESEGDDCFFESFDRVASRVSFCLDLPSDSDDDEEDDVRISFASAVGPPCDLRCVTFSREEFLAQHRDEDEGHHQGRGPGGYDYDVWMAEPISIKERRRRLLQGMGFASKRDLAASLRIRSISRKAVDAPAVNGDQASESLPPLPPLPPLPAPQSPVSPEAIEVAASPDTSTPPPAITRCRSDTELATRGSPPLAEPTLTRAASAPPTLWDNLARETPEAAGDDGVAGADDAEALVLASGEVCRIENPDTGNEFVVSECDKDGKGRLNDIPTGLQITMEDFERFLGYSPIVKELMRRVKLGGGQQRSSDKAVQAIEGPKNSKPGYRKKGGWFKNIKFVASSVTGLITEKEKGDAGSKVTGKSPGDNSSELMKVRQHGKSYRELTGLYMSQEIDAHQGSIWSIKFSWDGRFLASAGEDRVVHVWQVQECDIHSTSLRRQESRTLPPSKPDGSPDGSLPSTQPLKKTKKTKSKKRSLPDYINMPEVIFSLSEKPVCSFEGHSDDVLDLSWSKSQHLLSSSMDKTVRLWDMETKSCLRLFAHNDYVTCIQFNPIDDRYFISGSLDAKVRIWSVPDRQVVDWTDLHEMVTAACYTPDGQGALVGSHKGSFRLYKTTDCKLSQESQIDIQNKKKKTNAKKITGFQFAPGNPSEVLITSADSQVRVFDDLKMVHKFRGFRNTSSQMSASYTSDGRYVICASEDSHVYVWKREANAGKSKGLSTTRSHEHFYCKDVSVAIPWPNARSNCSPLSPPPMSGRFIQQEPLGSTDSQRSTATLDDIFPSGSNSSPPLPKKSDSELTQSQAEELSNISLSGAGIGSESFASASSSMRASDPGSSSLSSWGWYSGGSTRSGGGGDQPNAWGLVVVTAGLGGDIRIYQNFGLPLRLSRQTNLF, from the exons ATGACgatgaagcagcagcagcaacagcagcagcagcaaacagCACGGGCGGATCGTCATCATCGTCATTGcggcgaggaggaggatgagaaatacgaggagggggaggaagaagaagagcaggAGGAGGCCGAAAGCGAGGGGGACGACTGCTTCTTCGAGTCCTTCGATCGCGTCGCCTCGAGGGTCTCCTTCTGTCTCGACCTCCCTTCCGACTCGGATGACGACGAGGAAGATGACGTCCGCATCTCCTTCGCCTCCGCCGTCGGCCCGCCCTGCGACCTCCGCTGCGTCACCTTCTCCCGAGAGGAGTTCCTTGCGCAGCACCGTGACGAGGACGAGGGCCACCACCAGGGAAGAGGACCCGGTGGCTACGACTACGACGTCTGGATGGCCGAGCCCATTTCCATCAAGgagcgccgccgccgcctcctccaggGCATGGGCTTCGCCAGCAAGAGGGACCTCGCCGCCTCCCTACGGATCCGCAGCATCAGCCGGAAAGCCGTCGACGCCCCTGCCGTCAACGGGGACCAAGCCTCGGAATCGttaccgccgctgccgccgctaccGCCGCTACCGGCGCCGCAGTCGCCGGTGTCCCCGGAGGCGATCGAGGTGGCGGCCTCTCCCGACACCTCCACGCCCCCACCGGCGATCACCAGATGCCGATCCGACACGGAGCTGGCGACGAGGGGCTCGCCTCCGCTCGCCGAGCCCACCCTGACGCGTGCCGCCTCCGCCCCGCCCACCCTCTGGGACAACCTCGCGCGCGAAACGCCGGAAGCCGCCGGAGACGACGGAGTTGCAGGAGCGGACGATGCGGAAGCCCTCGTGCTCGCCTCCGGTGAGGTCTGCCGGATCGAGAATCCCGACACGGGAAACGAATTCGTGGTCAGCGAGTGCGACAAAGACGGGAAGGGTCGGCTCAACGACATCCCGACCGGGCTGCAGATCACCATGGAGGACTTCGAGCGGTTCCTGGGATACTCGCCGATCGTCAAGGAGCTCATGCGGAGGGTGAAACTGGGCGGCGGCCAGCAGCGCAGCAGCGACAAGGCCGTCCAAGCCATTGAGGGCCCCAAGAACTCGAAACCGGGATACAGAAAGAAAGGGGGCTGGTTCAAGAACATCAAATTCGTCGCGAGCTCCGTCACCGGGCTCATCACGGAGAAGGAGAAGGGTGATGCCGGGTCGAAGGTGACCGGAAAGTCGCCCGGAGACAACTCGTCGGAGCTGATGAAGGTCCGTCAGCACGGCAAGTCCTACAGGGAGCTCACCGGCCTTTACATGAGCCAAGAGATCGACGCCCATCAGGGCTCCATATGGAGCATCAAGTTCAGCTGGGACGGCCGCTTCCTGGCCAGCGCCGGCGAGGATCGCGTCGTTCATGTGTGGCAAGTCCAAGAATGTGACATCCATTCTACTTCGCTGCGGCGCCAAGAGAGTCGCACCCTTCCGCCATCCAAACCCGATGGATCCCCGGATGGGTCGCTTCCCAGCACCCAGCCCTTGAAGAAGACCAAGAAGACCAAGAGCAAAAAGCGGTCCCTTCCCGATTACATCAATATGCCGGAAGTCATCTTCTCACTCTCAGAGAAGCCGGTTTGCTCCTTTGAAGGCCATTCCGATGACGTCCTGGACCTCTCTTGGTCTAAATCTCAG CATTTGTTATCATCATCAATGGATAAGACTGTAAGACTATGGGACATGGAAACAAAGTCCTGCTTGAGGTTGTTTGCACACAATGATTATG TAACATGCATCCAGTTCAATCCGATAGACGATAGGTACTTCATCAGTGGCTCTCTTGATGCCAAGGTTAGGATATGGAGTGTACCAGATCGCCAAGTTGTAGACTGGACTGATCTCCATGAGATGGTCACGGCTGCTTGCTATACACCAGACGGTCAG GGTGCTTTAGTTGGCTCACATAAAGGGAGCTTCCGGCTCTACAAGACCACCG ATTGTAAGCTTTCCCAAGAAAGCCAGATAGATATacagaacaagaaaaagaagacaaatGCAAAAAAGATAACTGGATTTCAG TTTGCTCCGGGCAATCCATCTGAAGTGTTGATCACCTCAGCTGATTCACAGGTTCGGGTCTTTGATGATCTCAAGATGGTTCACAAATTCAGAG GTTTCCGGAACACCAGCAGTCAAATGTCTGCGTCATATACCTCGGATGGGAGATACGTCATATGTGCGAGCGAGGACTCTCACGTATACGTATGGAAGCGAGAGGCAAACGCAGGCAAAAGCAAAGGCTTGAGCACCACTCGATCTCACGAGCACTTCTACTGCAAGGATGTGTCGGTCGCAATTCCATGGCCAAATGCCCGAAGTAACTGTTCGCCACTATCTCCGCCGCCCATGTCCGGGAGGTTCATCCAGCAGGAACCCCTAGGAAGCACCGACTCGCAGCGGTCCACCGCCACACTCGATGACATCTTCCCCAGCGGCAGTAACTCATCCCCGCCTCTTCCCAAGAAGAGCGACTCGGAGCTGACACAGTCTCAAGCAGAGGAGCTCAGTAACATATCTCTCTCGGGCGCAGGGATCGGCAGCGAGTCATTTGCTTCAGCTTCCTCTTCCATGCGGGCTTCGGATCCTGGCTCATCTTCCTTGTCCTCCTGGGGATGGTACAGTGGAGGCAGTACCAGGAGCGGCGGGGGCGGCGATCAACCGAACGCCTGGGGACTGGTGGTTGTCACGGCCGGTCTGGGTGGGGATATCAGGATCTATCAGAACTTTGGCCTGCCACTTCGCCTCAGCCGGCAAACCAATCTATTCTGA
- the LOC103973125 gene encoding upstream activation factor subunit spp27: MSRVLGGCRVLMAAARAGTKEVAAAPAAAASKPKLGLLKPRPVSPAMKKFLGVPEISRVEAVKKIWEHIKANQLQNPINKREICCDEKLKSIFNGRDKVGMMEIAKLLTPHFPKSN; encoded by the exons ATGTCTAGGGTTTTGGGGGGATGTCGGGTGCTCATGGCGGCGGCGAGGGCGGGCACGAAGGAGGTCGCGGCCGCTCCCGCGGCGGCGGCGTCGAAGCCAAAGTTGGGCTTGCTGAAGCCGCGCCCCGTTTCCCCGGCGATGAAGAAGTTCCTTGGCGTCCCAGAGATCTCCCGCGTCGAGGCCGTCAAGAAGATCTGGGAGCACATCAAGGCCAACCAGCTTCAG aatccAATAAATAAGAGGGAGATTTGCTGCGATGAGAAACTGAAGAGTATCTTTAATGGTAGAGACAAAGTTGGCATGATGGAAATTGCCAAATTGCTCACTCCTCATTTTCCCAAATCTAACTGA
- the LOC103973124 gene encoding uncharacterized protein LOC103973124 translates to MAKLYAKRPKGTNPLIWIVAIVCAILAIAVIVTGIVVFAIYVIYQPKMPYIKVAYAHLDQLAYGASGMLEIRMALKVVAENDNKKAVASFSDATFVLRFHGIDVAVLQTDPFDVAKNSSAELDYLFQSSPIPLDKEGMEAMRVALNRGVVPFDFGGHARTRWRVGIFFSVRFWARIACQLNFVYRNGSTVDLDCGSKSR, encoded by the coding sequence ATGGCAAAGCTTTATGCCAAGCGGCCCAAGGGCACCAACCCGCTGATCTGGATAGTCGCCATCGTGTGCGCCATACTCGCCATCGCCGTCATCGTCACCGGCATCGTCGTGTTCGCCATCTACGTGATCTACCAGCCCAAGATGCCCTACATCAAGGTCGCCTACGCTCATCTCGATCAACTCGCCTACGGCGCTTCGGGGATGCTCGAGATCCGGATGGCCCTAAAAGTGGTGGCCGAGAACGACAACAAGAAGGCCGTCGCCAGCTTCTCTGACGCGACCTTCGTTCTCCGGTTCCATGGGATCGACGTCGCCGTGCTGCAGACCGATCCATTCGATGTCGCCAAGAACAGCTCTGCCGAACTCGACTATCTCTTTCAGTCATCGCCGATCCCGCTGGATAAGGAGGGGATGGAGGCCATGCGCGTGGCTCTCAACAGGGGCGTTGTGCCGTTCGACTTCGGCGGGCATGCGAGAACCCGGTGGCGGGTGGGCATTTTTTTCTCCGTCAGGTTCTGGGCTCGCATAGCGTGCCAGCTCAATTTCGTCTATCGCAATGGGAGCACCGTCGACTTGGATTGCGGCTCCAAATCCCGCTAA